In Actinomadura citrea, a single window of DNA contains:
- a CDS encoding ABC transporter ATP-binding protein, with the protein MSEHKWYRKAAELSDTGTLTMARRLPTLIGQVMRLAWRASRRDLAATIAFNVAAGVFTAFGLLATTGVLTALFSAGPTPDRVRSAAPELVLVGAAVTVRAVFSAAAQWAQARLRPQVQQIVEQQLYELTTAIELAAFDDAEFQDDLHRARLRGMDSAPSMVDNAVDLFTAAVGVTAAAGALGVLHPVLLPLLLLTALPEGWAAVRAARLGYLTQLDLVEVRRRSWIMSDLMTERRHAAEVRSFTVRAFLLRQYAALAAHIRRVLLDLARRQTMSQVWGDALKGVATALMYTALGLLLWRGVMPLAVAGTAVLAIRAGQTSLVNLVYALNRCYEDGLYFSDYMAYCQTAEKRVQRARIGVRELDDVERQLGELRGFGEICAEEVTFTYPDSDAASLCAVSVRLGRGEIVALVGENGSGKTTLAKILAGLYAPQSGVVRWDDTRVSDLDPEALRRAIAVVAQDHTHWPMTAADNITMGDDLAATGVRASVDEAATSAGADQVIANLPLGLDTLLDKRFANGCELSGGQWQRLAAARGFYRDAPLLICDEPTAALDARAEHHLFDQIRRHAAQHGRTVLLITHRLASVRHADRIYVLDGGRVTEHGDHHELMAVNGLYAELYELQASAYRQGETATTPSPSAREAAT; encoded by the coding sequence TTGAGCGAGCACAAGTGGTATCGCAAGGCCGCCGAACTGTCCGACACCGGGACGCTCACCATGGCGCGGCGGCTGCCGACGCTGATCGGGCAGGTGATGCGGCTCGCGTGGCGGGCGAGCCGGCGGGACCTGGCCGCGACGATCGCGTTCAACGTGGCCGCCGGGGTGTTCACCGCGTTCGGGCTGCTGGCGACCACCGGAGTGCTGACCGCCCTGTTCTCGGCGGGCCCGACCCCGGATCGGGTGCGGTCCGCGGCGCCGGAACTGGTGCTGGTGGGGGCGGCGGTCACGGTCCGGGCGGTGTTCTCGGCGGCGGCGCAGTGGGCGCAGGCCCGGTTGCGTCCGCAGGTCCAGCAGATCGTCGAGCAGCAGTTGTACGAGCTGACGACCGCCATCGAGCTGGCGGCCTTCGACGACGCCGAGTTCCAGGACGACCTGCACAGGGCCCGGCTGCGGGGCATGGACTCGGCTCCGTCCATGGTCGACAACGCGGTGGACCTGTTCACCGCGGCCGTCGGCGTCACGGCGGCGGCCGGCGCGCTCGGCGTGCTGCACCCGGTGCTGCTGCCGCTGCTGCTGCTGACCGCGCTGCCCGAGGGATGGGCGGCGGTCCGCGCGGCCCGGCTGGGGTACCTGACCCAGCTGGATCTGGTGGAGGTGCGGCGGCGGAGCTGGATCATGTCCGATCTGATGACCGAGCGGCGCCACGCCGCCGAGGTCCGCTCCTTCACCGTCCGGGCCTTCCTGCTGCGCCAGTACGCCGCACTGGCCGCCCACATCCGTCGCGTGCTCCTCGACCTGGCACGCAGGCAGACGATGTCCCAGGTCTGGGGTGATGCCCTCAAAGGGGTCGCGACGGCGTTGATGTACACGGCGCTCGGACTGCTCCTGTGGCGGGGCGTGATGCCGCTCGCGGTGGCCGGAACGGCGGTCCTGGCGATCCGCGCCGGACAGACCTCCCTGGTCAACCTCGTCTACGCCCTGAACCGCTGTTACGAGGACGGCCTGTACTTCAGCGACTACATGGCCTACTGCCAGACCGCCGAGAAGCGCGTGCAACGAGCCCGCATCGGCGTCCGCGAACTGGACGACGTGGAGAGGCAGCTTGGGGAGCTGCGCGGGTTCGGGGAGATCTGCGCCGAGGAGGTCACCTTCACCTACCCCGACAGCGACGCGGCTTCGCTGTGCGCGGTGTCGGTGCGGCTCGGCCGCGGGGAGATCGTGGCGCTGGTCGGGGAGAACGGATCGGGGAAGACGACCCTCGCCAAGATCCTCGCCGGCCTCTACGCCCCGCAGAGCGGCGTCGTCCGCTGGGACGACACCCGCGTGAGCGACCTGGACCCCGAGGCCCTGCGGCGGGCCATCGCCGTCGTCGCCCAAGACCACACCCACTGGCCGATGACCGCCGCCGACAACATCACCATGGGCGACGACCTGGCCGCCACGGGCGTGCGGGCGAGCGTCGACGAGGCCGCGACCTCGGCCGGCGCCGACCAGGTGATCGCCAACCTGCCCCTCGGCCTCGACACTCTGCTGGACAAGCGCTTCGCCAACGGATGCGAACTGTCGGGCGGGCAGTGGCAGCGGCTGGCGGCCGCGCGCGGCTTCTACCGGGACGCGCCCCTGCTGATCTGCGACGAGCCCACCGCCGCACTCGACGCCCGCGCCGAACACCACCTGTTCGACCAGATCCGCCGGCACGCCGCGCAGCACGGGCGCACCGTCCTGCTGATCACCCACCGGCTGGCGAGCGTCCGGCACGCCGACCGCATCTACGTCCTCGACGGCGGCCGCGTCACCGAGCACGGCGACCACCACGAACTCATGGCTGTGAACGGCCTGTACGCCGAACTGTACGAACTGCAGGCATCGGCCTACCGCCAAGGCGAGACGGCGACGACGCCCTCACCATCAGCCCGGGAAGCGGCCACCTGA
- a CDS encoding roadblock/LC7 domain-containing protein, producing MREAVLAELQKLRGQVVGVTDAAVASVDGILVASDTDEVRPDVLAALAAASLGLGRSAGNEVGMGELREVVTRCQSGHIVVYAVRRTGLLVVLGDEGLDIADLHLQSRATVDRLGAILEEN from the coding sequence ATGCGCGAAGCGGTGCTGGCGGAACTGCAGAAACTCCGCGGCCAGGTCGTGGGCGTCACGGACGCGGCCGTGGCGTCGGTGGACGGGATACTGGTGGCCTCCGACACCGACGAGGTCCGGCCCGACGTCCTGGCGGCGCTGGCCGCGGCCTCACTGGGCCTCGGCCGAAGCGCGGGAAACGAGGTCGGCATGGGCGAGCTGCGCGAGGTGGTGACCCGATGCCAGAGCGGTCATATCGTGGTCTACGCCGTCCGGCGCACGGGGCTGCTCGTCGTGCTGGGCGACGAGGGACTGGACATCGCCGACCTGCACCTGCAGTCCCGCGCCACCGTGGACCGCCTCGGCGCCATCCTCGAAGAGAACTGA
- a CDS encoding SDR family NAD(P)-dependent oxidoreductase — protein MSGEVTLITGAASGIGRAAALLRASAGHPLALLDRDEAGVRAVAAEAEERGAPRALAIAADISSEREVADAYARCRASLGVPVNIVANAGVEIAREAHETTFADWSGVLGVNLSGTFLTCRDGIRLLLAESLPGAIVCVSSPSAFVAFAGGANSAYASSKGGISALVRALAVEYAAYGIRVNGVVPGATATPLLDVTTGADDDIAARARTQIPMGRLARPGEIAEAIDWLLGPKAGYVTGSHLHVDGGLTARGANDF, from the coding sequence ATGTCCGGCGAAGTCACTTTGATCACAGGAGCCGCCTCCGGCATCGGCCGGGCCGCCGCGCTGTTGAGGGCGTCGGCCGGACACCCCCTCGCCCTTCTGGACAGGGACGAGGCCGGTGTCCGGGCGGTCGCCGCGGAGGCGGAGGAGCGGGGAGCCCCGCGAGCGCTGGCCATCGCGGCCGACATCTCTTCCGAAAGGGAGGTGGCCGACGCTTACGCCCGGTGCCGGGCGAGCCTGGGAGTTCCGGTCAATATCGTCGCGAACGCCGGCGTGGAGATCGCGCGGGAGGCGCACGAGACGACGTTCGCGGACTGGTCGGGAGTGCTCGGCGTGAACCTCAGCGGGACGTTCCTCACCTGCCGCGACGGCATCCGGCTGCTCCTGGCCGAGAGCCTGCCCGGCGCGATCGTCTGCGTCTCCTCGCCCTCGGCGTTCGTCGCGTTCGCCGGAGGGGCCAACAGTGCCTACGCGAGCTCGAAGGGCGGAATCTCCGCCCTGGTCAGAGCACTCGCCGTCGAGTACGCGGCATACGGCATCCGCGTCAACGGCGTCGTCCCCGGTGCCACGGCGACCCCTCTTCTCGACGTCACCACCGGTGCGGACGACGACATCGCCGCGCGCGCCCGGACCCAGATCCCGATGGGCCGGCTCGCCCGTCCCGGGGAGATCGCCGAGGCCATCGACTGGCTGCTCGGCCCGAAGGCCGGCTACGTCACCGGCAGCCACCTCCACGTCGACGGCGGCCTCACCGCCCGCGGCGCCAACGACTTCTGA
- a CDS encoding SAM-dependent methyltransferase, whose amino-acid sequence MAEDGLSPEIDLSRPSVARMYDYYLHGKDNYQVDRDAADRVARAMPEIGELALENRSFLRRSVRYMARQGIRQFLDIGSGLPTVGNTHEIAHEIIPDARVVYVDSDPVVLVHGRALLATNEFTTVAQADMRRPAEVLDHARRTGLIDFAAPVGVLMIAMTHFLTLEEREGVMAPLREALAPGSHLAATHVTTEGHAAAAVEQIEGAYAATPTPIYFRGRTEIELFFDGFELVDPGLVTIDAWNPEGDEADRPAADVGKWLYGGIGRIG is encoded by the coding sequence GTGGCCGAGGATGGCCTGTCCCCGGAAATCGATCTCTCTCGTCCGAGCGTCGCCCGCATGTACGACTACTACCTGCACGGGAAAGACAACTACCAGGTCGACCGCGACGCGGCGGACCGGGTCGCGCGGGCCATGCCGGAGATCGGCGAGCTCGCCCTGGAGAACCGCTCGTTCCTGCGCCGTTCCGTGCGGTACATGGCGCGCCAGGGAATCCGGCAGTTCCTCGACATCGGCTCCGGGCTGCCGACCGTCGGGAACACGCACGAGATCGCCCATGAGATCATCCCGGACGCCCGCGTCGTGTACGTCGACAGCGATCCGGTGGTCCTGGTGCACGGGCGCGCACTGCTCGCGACCAACGAGTTCACCACCGTCGCCCAGGCCGACATGCGCCGGCCCGCCGAGGTCCTCGATCACGCGCGGAGGACCGGGCTGATCGACTTCGCCGCTCCGGTCGGCGTGCTGATGATCGCCATGACCCACTTCCTCACCCTGGAGGAGCGGGAGGGCGTCATGGCGCCCTTGCGCGAGGCCCTTGCGCCGGGCAGCCACCTCGCCGCGACGCATGTGACGACGGAAGGGCATGCCGCGGCGGCCGTCGAGCAGATCGAGGGAGCCTACGCGGCCACCCCCACCCCCATCTATTTCCGCGGTAGAACAGAAATCGAGCTCTTTTTCGACGGCTTCGAACTCGTCGATCCGGGCCTGGTCACCATCGATGCGTGGAACCCCGAAGGCGACGAGGCGGACCGGCCGGCCGCCGATGTCGGCAAATGGCTTTACGGCGGCATCGGCCGCATCGGCTGA
- a CDS encoding sensory rhodopsin transducer: protein MQRHPAGIGSRTWVVADGYIPPRSSGPAPEMTSHDSICMLNAGEAEARVEVQVYFTDREPAGPFVLPVPARRAFHQRINDLSTPERIPPGTDYCLVVTSDVPIVVQHTRLDSRQEANALMSTIAFPG, encoded by the coding sequence ATGCAACGACACCCGGCCGGTATCGGCTCTCGCACATGGGTCGTCGCCGACGGCTACATCCCGCCTCGCAGTTCCGGTCCCGCACCTGAGATGACGAGCCACGACAGCATCTGCATGCTCAACGCGGGAGAGGCCGAGGCGCGGGTCGAGGTGCAGGTGTACTTCACCGACCGGGAACCTGCGGGCCCGTTCGTCCTCCCCGTTCCCGCCCGGCGGGCCTTCCATCAGCGGATCAACGACCTGAGCACTCCGGAGCGGATCCCCCCCGGCACCGACTACTGCCTCGTGGTCACCAGCGACGTCCCCATCGTCGTGCAGCACACCCGCCTGGACTCCCGCCAGGAGGCCAACGCCCTCATGAGCACGATCGCCTTCCCCGGATGA